In Kangiella koreensis DSM 16069, a single window of DNA contains:
- the tssM gene encoding type VI secretion system membrane subunit TssM has product MSGTIRKIGKVITHKITITVLVVLAVIALVWFGGPLISIGGYEILASASARVSLLLIIACAWLGIKFWKLHQASSKNKKLIEHISKEEQDQLEIEQSSDDEIAVLEKRMSDGLQYLKKSDFKGKNLYQLPWYVLIGPPGAGKTTSIVNSGLNLPLAEEFGASPIKGIGGTRNCDWWFTDDAVLLDTAGRYTTQDSYREVDSRAWLGFLDLLKKSRPMRPVNGAIVTISIEDLLQKTQSEVNELAGTIRKRIQELKMQLGVNIPVYLMLSKGDLLAGFNELFDDISRDEREEVFGFTFEVDEDFGHHYAAAKFNQYFVELIQKIERKLTKKLQSEKSEQRRALIYSFPRQLRLAQKNIDDFIQVAFSQNRYEEPILLRGVYFTSATQEGTPINRIGREISNSFGFQRERSAASQIEGKGYFIKRLLQDVIFKEDKLVGINISYQKRQRLIQRVGYAVAGFCLITLSYLWSHSYANNKQIIDSTSSLVSEYTEASNGGITEQSNLVELNGGLNVLKRFSSQIVANKNALSEGFGLYQGDKFSGISSEVYSKGLTNYYGPYLKGTLEKEMLQAKNHHDYLYELLRIYLMFYLPQHKEDKDIASLFEHLWRRDFPGEINEELRSDLKSHLNYFLVQQMALPQQDGKLIEYAQNKLSKVSLVERVYNSLLDNYINAMPEFKPSDYLSQKVEGYFYRKSGKSLREGIPGLYTQAGYHGVFKRESKKISEILSKDSWVLPSGETESLDKLSILDIQEQVRNKYFNDYIFYWKELIGDVAVREFSTPEEGALMLQELTGVNAPIERLYSAIRDNVMLARPKAEGLDLDAAKDVVDSAGSSRVNNNINRYERLIPDSADIDVVPEQVVNDAFGEIIHYVGDPGSASALKQSIGALKNMQIFLESISNANNAAEKTYEVTSSPQAASIISELEKEASVTPQPMNEWLGKVENSGKTLTNTGTYSYLNNLWKTQVLAECRRAIEGRYPVNKRSRQDITLDDFRSFFSYGGTIDRFFDEHLSVFVDTSRGRWRLLKDIGISNYTLRQLEKAKSIRESFFVRNGSDISVNFTLKPSSLSVNAGQVLVDIEGQVLSYRHGPLRSYPTRWPGPKPQVATSISFTPANGGQTETVRTSGFWGMFRLLDKAKLKKTLAYDKFLVEFKQAPFDATFELQAHSVNNPFFGSDLEGFNCPTDL; this is encoded by the coding sequence ATGTCAGGGACTATAAGAAAAATAGGTAAAGTAATAACACATAAAATCACCATAACGGTATTGGTGGTGCTCGCAGTTATTGCTTTAGTATGGTTCGGTGGGCCTTTGATTAGTATTGGTGGCTATGAAATATTAGCCAGCGCAAGTGCCCGAGTGAGTTTGTTGTTGATTATTGCATGTGCATGGCTGGGGATTAAATTCTGGAAGCTGCATCAGGCGAGTAGTAAAAACAAAAAGCTCATTGAGCACATCTCAAAAGAAGAGCAGGATCAGCTCGAAATCGAACAGTCGTCGGATGATGAGATTGCAGTACTGGAGAAGCGTATGTCTGATGGGCTGCAATACCTCAAGAAAAGCGACTTTAAAGGTAAAAACCTCTATCAATTACCCTGGTATGTTTTAATTGGCCCGCCCGGCGCCGGTAAAACCACCAGCATCGTTAATTCTGGGCTAAACCTACCGCTGGCAGAAGAGTTTGGAGCTAGCCCGATTAAAGGTATTGGTGGCACCAGAAATTGTGATTGGTGGTTTACCGATGATGCAGTATTGCTGGACACCGCTGGGCGATACACCACTCAAGATAGTTACCGAGAGGTTGACTCAAGAGCATGGCTGGGCTTTCTGGACTTGTTAAAAAAGTCGCGACCAATGCGACCGGTTAACGGCGCAATTGTCACGATCAGCATTGAGGACTTGTTGCAGAAAACGCAGTCTGAAGTCAATGAGCTGGCAGGAACTATTCGTAAAAGAATCCAGGAATTAAAAATGCAGCTGGGAGTCAATATCCCGGTTTACTTAATGCTAAGCAAAGGTGATTTGTTGGCTGGCTTCAACGAGCTGTTTGATGACATTTCACGTGACGAAAGAGAGGAAGTGTTTGGCTTCACTTTTGAAGTAGATGAAGATTTTGGCCATCATTATGCGGCTGCAAAGTTTAATCAATATTTTGTAGAGTTGATTCAAAAGATTGAGCGGAAACTGACAAAGAAACTGCAGTCCGAAAAAAGCGAGCAAAGACGAGCTCTGATTTATAGCTTCCCACGACAGCTACGTTTAGCACAAAAGAATATAGATGACTTTATTCAGGTGGCTTTTAGTCAGAACCGTTATGAAGAACCAATCTTGCTTAGAGGTGTTTATTTCACCAGCGCTACCCAGGAAGGTACGCCGATAAACCGTATTGGTCGTGAGATATCCAATAGCTTCGGTTTTCAGCGAGAACGCAGCGCTGCAAGTCAGATAGAAGGTAAAGGTTATTTCATTAAGCGGCTTTTGCAGGATGTCATATTTAAGGAAGATAAACTGGTTGGGATTAATATCAGTTACCAGAAAAGGCAGCGCCTGATTCAACGTGTTGGCTATGCAGTTGCTGGATTCTGTCTTATCACTTTGAGTTATCTGTGGTCACACAGCTATGCTAATAATAAGCAGATTATCGATAGCACCTCTTCGTTAGTATCTGAATATACCGAGGCCAGTAACGGTGGAATAACGGAGCAGTCTAACCTTGTTGAACTAAACGGTGGCCTTAATGTATTAAAGAGATTTTCTAGCCAGATAGTGGCAAATAAGAATGCGCTAAGTGAGGGTTTTGGCCTGTACCAAGGGGACAAGTTTAGTGGTATCAGCAGCGAAGTATACAGTAAAGGATTGACTAATTATTATGGCCCTTATCTGAAAGGGACCTTAGAAAAAGAAATGCTCCAGGCAAAAAATCATCATGACTATTTGTATGAACTGTTGCGAATATATTTGATGTTCTACTTGCCACAGCATAAAGAAGATAAAGACATTGCTTCGCTATTTGAACACTTATGGCGCAGAGACTTTCCAGGTGAAATCAACGAAGAACTCAGATCTGATCTTAAGTCCCACTTGAACTACTTTCTGGTTCAACAAATGGCTCTACCACAGCAAGATGGCAAGTTGATTGAATATGCGCAAAACAAACTCAGCAAAGTGTCTTTGGTAGAACGCGTTTATAACAGCCTGTTAGATAATTACATAAATGCCATGCCGGAATTTAAGCCTAGCGACTATCTATCACAAAAAGTCGAAGGCTACTTCTACCGAAAAAGTGGTAAGTCGTTACGAGAAGGGATTCCCGGACTCTACACCCAGGCTGGTTATCACGGCGTGTTCAAAAGAGAGAGCAAAAAAATTAGTGAGATTCTGTCAAAAGACTCATGGGTACTTCCTTCTGGTGAGACTGAAAGCCTGGATAAACTTTCGATACTCGATATTCAGGAACAGGTTCGCAATAAATACTTCAATGACTATATCTTTTATTGGAAAGAGTTGATCGGTGATGTGGCTGTCAGAGAATTTTCTACACCTGAAGAAGGTGCTTTGATGCTGCAGGAGTTGACTGGGGTCAATGCACCGATAGAAAGGCTGTACTCAGCTATCCGCGACAATGTCATGCTGGCAAGACCTAAAGCCGAGGGCTTGGATCTTGATGCAGCTAAGGATGTGGTCGATTCAGCAGGTTCCTCTCGGGTTAATAACAATATTAATCGTTATGAAAGACTTATTCCTGACAGTGCTGATATTGATGTGGTACCAGAGCAGGTGGTCAATGATGCATTTGGTGAAATTATTCATTATGTGGGTGACCCCGGTAGTGCAAGTGCGTTAAAGCAAAGTATTGGTGCCCTCAAGAATATGCAGATATTCCTGGAGTCAATTAGTAATGCTAATAATGCAGCAGAAAAAACCTATGAAGTGACCAGTAGTCCGCAGGCAGCCAGCATTATCAGTGAGCTTGAAAAAGAAGCCAGCGTTACGCCACAACCGATGAATGAATGGTTGGGAAAAGTCGAAAATAGTGGCAAAACATTAACTAACACGGGTACCTATTCCTATCTGAATAATCTATGGAAGACACAGGTATTAGCTGAGTGTCGTCGAGCTATTGAAGGTAGATATCCGGTAAACAAAAGAAGTCGTCAAGATATTACTCTGGATGATTTCAGAAGTTTCTTTTCCTATGGCGGTACCATTGACCGCTTTTTTGATGAACACTTAAGTGTATTTGTGGACACATCTCGAGGTCGCTGGCGACTACTAAAAGATATTGGCATCAGCAACTACACTTTAAGACAACTGGAAAAAGCCAAGTCAATCAGAGAAAGTTTCTTCGTTAGGAATGGCTCTGACATATCAGTCAACTTTACCTTAAAACCATCAAGCTTAAGTGTTAATGCAGGTCAGGTATTAGTGGATATTGAAGGTCAGGTTTTGTCCTATCGACATGGCCCGTTACGCTCATACCCTACCCGCTGGCCAGGGCCAAAACCACAAGTAGCAACATCGATATCCTTTACTCCTGCTAACGGCGGTCAGACTGAAACAGTCAGAACTTCGGGTTTTTGGGGTATGTTCAGATTGCTGGACAAGGCGAAGTTAAAGAAGACATTGGCTTATGACAAGTTTCTCGTTGAATTCAAGCAGGCGCCATTTGACGCAACCTTTGAGTTGCAAGCCCACAGTGTTAACAACCCATTTTTTGGGTCTGACCTGGAAGGCTTTAACTGCCCGACGGATTTGTAA